The segment CGCATCCAGGCTGAAGCTAACCGGGGCCAGTCAGGTAAAAGTCAAGGGCAAGGCTCGGGGGCAAGAATGGCAAGCCTCTTACCTTGGCCTAGCGGGTGAGTGTCTCCTGCCTGAGGAACCCGGTTGGCGAGAACAAGGGCGCCCTGGGCCCTTTGAGCCAGGGCGCCCTGTGGCCTGCGCCTAGCGCAGGGCTTGCGGGAGAAGGACCAGCCAGAGGCGGCTGGGTCCTTCTTTGCCGGTGATGGCGAAGTCGTTATCGTCGGCAATGGCCAGGGTGCGTCCGTCTTCCAACAGGGTCAGGCCTTCCAGCTTGTTCGTATCGAACTCGGGCAGCTTCCAGGTTTCCAGAACCAGGTTGCGCTGGGGAAGGCGGATCCCCAAGGCCCCGAAGTCCGTCCCCACCTTGTCCAGCTCCGGGCCAGGCGGGGGGGTGAGGTGCTGGGAGGGGATTCGTAGTTGCAAATGCAATATCGCTATCATTAATCTGCCCCTCCCGGCCCAGGGAGGGGAGAGGCAAGGAGGTAAGGATGAAGCGCTTTCTAACCCTGGCCCTCTTCATCGTGTTGGCGGCTTTGGCCGAGAAGCCGGTGTTCGTAGCCACCCTTAAGCCCTATGGCCTCCTCCTGTCCCAGCTGGTGGGGGAAACAGGGGAGGTGGTGGTGCTGGTGCCCCCTTCCGCCAACCCCCATGTGTACGAGCCCACGCCTTCTCAGGTGCGGTTGGTGGCCCAAGCCAGGTTGGTGGTGGCCAACGGTGCTCACCCGGACGGCTGGGTGGTGGAGAAGCTGATCCGGCCCAACGCCTTGGCCACGCCGGTCCTTTGGGTGGCCGATACCGTGCAGGAGGAGCTCATTCCCACCCCCACCGGGCCCGATCCGCACGTATGGGTGGATCCCCTGCTGATGGCCAAGGCGGTGCCCGCCCTGGTGGCGGCTTTGGAAAGGGTTGATCCCGCCCACGGGGTCCTATACCGAACCCGCGGGCATTGGCTTCAGGCGGAACTGCTGAAGCTGGACCGGGAGGTGCGCGCTCTCCTTGGCGAGCGGACCAGGCCCGGAGTCTTGGCCTTAAGGAACCCGGTTCGTTACTTTGCCCGGCGGTACAGCATTCCCATTCTTTACACCGTGGTCCCCAACCCCGAGGCCCCTGAGGCCAGCGCCAGGGCGGTGGCCGAGGCCCGGAGGATCGCACAGGAGAAGCAGATCCGCTACCTGCTGGCGCCCTTAGCCACCCGCACTCAAGCCCTACCCCTGGGCAGGAACCTTGGCCTCGAGGTGATCTTCCTGGACATCCTGGGGGAGGAGGCCTCCAGCTACCCGGGGTTGGTGCGCCAGATAGCCACCGGGTTTGCCCAGGCCCTGCGCTAGAGAGAGCACAAACCGAACGAACGGGCGAGTTAAGGCAAATCCCCTACCCCAGGGCCGGGGTAGGGGATGGCTTTAGGGGGCCTTAGAGGGAACGCTTCAGGAGGGTTTCCCAGGTGGGATTGGGGGTGAGTTTCACCAGCCCCTCGGCGTTCACCTGACGGCCTTCCGTCACGGCCACCCGCCATACCTGGACCACGTTGGCCTGGGGGTCAATAGGTGGCGGAAAAGAGGTTTTTCTTCTGCTGTAGATACCGGGCGATGGCCGAATCCTCCTGGGCGGCCTTGGCCACCATGCCCGGTCCCCACCAGGGCCTTCAGGGCGTTTTTGGTAAGGCCGTAGTTCACCTCGGGGGTCGCCTGTCCCCCGAAGATCAGGGCCACGGCCTCCTCCTGCGGCTTCAAGGGAGGCACTTCCTCGGGGGCGACGAAGGTGGTCACCTTGAGCTGGCGCTGGCCCTCGAGGTCCAGGTAGCTGGCCCCCATGGCTCCCACCAGGCCAGCACGGATGCTGGTGTTGTTGGTGAGGATGTGCAGGCTCTTAAGCCCCAGGTTCTGGGCCAGCACCTGGCCAAAGGCCTTTCCCGTGCAGCCCCGGAGCACCAGGTGCTCACCCAAACTCAGGCTCTGCGCCATACCTCCCCCTACAGCGGCCAGAAACAGGATGCCCGAAATCAAAAAGCGCTTGTTCATACTGGCCCTCCCGTGGGGGCTTTTTTCATGCCTCATTTACCTTACCCAGGTGATGTATGACCGAAGGTGAACATTGGCACACTTCCATCCTCCGCGCCTTCCAGGGCCAGCATCAGGTGGTCCTTAAGCCTTAAGGGTGGAAGCCCGTGCTTCTGCCGAAACCGCTCGAGGAAGAACCGGCGCTCATCCCGGCGGTTGCCGTGGCTTTGGTTGGCGCCGTGCACCCCGATGCTCACCCCCCTTCCCTTCAGGTATCGGAAGGGAACCCCCTTGCGATAGGCCCTGAGCCAGAGGTCCCAGTCCCAGTAGTCCCCCACCTCCGGGTCCAGGCCCCCGAGCTCCCTTACAAGCCGGAGGGGAAGGGCCGTGCCCGAGGCCAGGATGCGGTTATCCACCAGGATCCAGTCCCCAGGCTCGCCGGGGCGGAAGGGTATCTCCCACGAGCCCAGGTTCAGCACCCCCTCCCCGTAGACCAGGGCCTCCTCCCTGGGCAGAATGCGCCATACCCGGTACAGGTAAGCGGGGTCCAGGAGAAGGTCGTCGTCGTCCAGGAAGAGAACCACCTCTCCCCGGGCCTGGGCCAGGGCCTGCATACGGGCCTCCACCTGGCCCCGACCCGGGTTAGGAAGGGCCCGGAGCCGCGGATCTGCCAGGCCAGCCACCACTTCCATCCCCTCGCCCTCCCCGTCGTCCACCACCACCGCCTCAAACCGGGTAAAGGTCTGCCGGAGAAGGGAGGCCAGGGCTTGGCGCAGGGCGTCCGGCCGGCTCCGGGTGGGGATGAGGACGCTAATCATGGGCCAGGGCCGGTTGGAGGCGGGCCTCGTCGGTGAGGTCCAGCCTGAGGGGGGTGGCGGCGATAAACCCCTGCTCCACCGCCCAGCGGTCCGTGCCCTCCTCCGCTTCCTTAAGGGGTTTGGCGGCGAACCAGTAAAGGGGTCTTCCCATGGGATCTTCCCCTTCCACCACCACCCCCTCATAGGCCCGCACGGATTGCCGGGTCCAGAGGAACCCCTTGGGCCGGTGAGGCAGGTTGATGTTGACCAAAAAGGGCTTTTCCAGCCGGAGAAGGTTCTCCAGCACCCGTTCCACCCAGGGCCGCAAGGCGGCGAAGTCCGGTCCGCTTCCGTTCATGGGGGTGCTGAAGGCGGCCGCGGAGATCCCGAAGAGGCGGCCCTGCTTGGCCGCGGCCACGGTGCCCGAGTGCCAGATCTCGTGGCCCAGGTTGCTCCCCAGGTTGATGCCGGAAAGGACCAGATCCACAGGCCCGAAGAGGTGGAGCCCCAGGGCCACGCAGTCGGCGGGGGTGCCCCGCACCCGGTAGGAGGGGAAGTGGGGAGCGGGCAGGGGGGAGGGATGGGGGAAGGCCCGCACGGGGTGGGCGATGGTGATGGCGTGGCCCACCCCGCTCTGCTCCACGTCAGGGGCCACCACGAAGACCTCGCCAAAGGGGCTTGCGGCCTCGGCCAGCGCCCAAAGCCCTGGGCTGAAGACGCCGTCGTCGTTGGTCACCAGGATCCGCATGCCCCTACCCTAAGGGGCCAATGTCAGCTCAAGATCAGCGGCAAAAACCGCTGGGGGACACCCCCAGCGGGAAGGAGGAGCCTGGTGGGTCAGGGTTGGGCCACGCTCCGGTTGTAGCGCTCCAGGGCCTGGTCTGCCCGGGCCTTGGCCTCCCTCAGGGCCTCGAGGGCAGGCTTCCCCTTCAGGGTTTCTTCCCAGGCGGTCTGCACGTACTGGCGTATTTCGGGGAAGGCCCCCATCAGGCAACCGGCGCTGGAGGGGTTAACCTTGCTGGTGGCTAGCTGCTGGATGGCGGTGGTGTAGTTGGGCTGCTTCACGTGGGCCTGGCGTACCTGGGGAAGCTCGGTCACGCCCCGCACTATGGGGAAGTAACCGGTGGCCAGGTGCCAGCGGGCCTGGGTTTCCGGCTCCAGGAGGAAGCGCACGAACTCCCAGGCCGCCTGGACCTGTTCCTCGGGGAAGCCCTTCAGCACGTAGAGGGCAGCGCCCCCGATGGCTACCCCATTCCGCTCCCGGAGGAAGGGGTAGAAGGCAGTGCGCAAGGGAAAGCGGTTCCCCACCTGCCGCAGCACCCCCGTGAGGCTGGCCGTGGAGTAGGCGGCGATGGCCGCCTGGCCCTGGGCGAAGAGGCTTTGCGAGTCGGCCCAGTTGCGCCCGGTGTTGGCGGCCACCCCCTCCCGCACCAAACGGGCGTACATGTCCAGGAAGGCCGCGGCGGCCGGGTTGCCAAAGGTGACCGCGGTGGCCCTGGCCTTGCGGCCGTTCTCGTTGTTGCAGAAGTATTCCCCGGAGTTATAGGAGATCTGCTCCACGAACCAGGAATCGATGGGAATGGAAAGCCCGTAGCGTACGGTACGGCCCTGGGCGTCCTTCTTGGTGAGCTTGCGGGCGGCTTCCTCCAGGTCCTTAAGGCTCCAGGTCGGCTTGAAGGGGATCCCCGCCTCCTGGAAGGCGGCCATGTTGAGGTAGAGGATGGGGTTCGAGGAGTTAAAGGGAAGCCCGTAGAGCTTCCCCTCCACCGTGTAGTAGTTGCGGGGCTGGGGGAGGAAGCGACCCAGGTCAAACCCGCTCTTCCGGGCCAGGTCCTCGAGGGGCACCACCGCCCCGGAGTCTGCCATGATCCGGGCCCCGATGTCGTAGACCTGGATCACGTGGGGGTAACCCCGGCCCGCGCGCAAGGCGGCGAGAAGCTTGTTGATGCCGTCATCGTAGCTGCCCACGTACTGGCTTTTCACCTGAATCCGGTCCTGGCTTTTGTTGAAGTCCTGCACCAGCTTTTCCGTGGCTTCCCCCAGAACCCCACCCATGGAGTGCCAGAACTCCAGGGTGACCCTTTGGGCCTGAGCGCCGCCCAAAAGGAGCAGGGTGCTGAGGATGGCCTGTGCCCAAACCCGTCTCGTCCACATGCGCATACCTATACCTCCTATCCCTTCAGCCCGCCCATGGCGATGCCCCGGACAAAGGCCCGCTGGGCGAGCAGGAAGGCCAAAAGGCTGGGGAGGAGCACCAGGATGGCCGCAGCGGCCACCACGTTCCAGCGGGCTACTTCCTCGTTGAGGATGAAGTTCACGGCGATCTGGGCCGTTTGCATCTCCCGGCTTTTGGTCACCACCAGGGGCCAGAGGTACATGTTCCAGGCCCCGATGAAGGTGAGGGCCGCCAGGGCCCCCAGGGCGGGGGCCGAAAGGGGCAGGGCCACGTGGCGGAGCATCTGCCAGTGGTTGGCCCCGTCGATCCGGGCGGCATCGAAGTAGTCCTCAGGGATGGTGCGCAGGAACTGCCTGAGGAGAAAAACCCCCAGGGGGCTTGCCAGGAAGGGAACCGTGAGGGCCAGATAGGAGTCCAGCCAGCCCAGGCGGTCCACCAGGAGGTAAAGGGGCAGGAAGGTGACCTCCCCAGGCACCAGAAGGAGGGCCACCGCCAACCCGAAGAGGGCCTCCCTTCCAAGGAAGCGGAGCCGGGCGAGGGCGTAGGCGGCCAGGAAGCTGGTGGTGAGTACGCCCAGGGTGATGAGGCTGGACACCAGGAGGCTATTCAATAGGAACCGCCCCAGGGGGAACTTGGTGAGGGCCTCCTGGTAGGCCTCGAGGCTGGGCCGCGGGGGGAGGAGGCCCGGGGCGTAGAGGTCCCCCTCCGGGCGGAGGCTTGCGGAGAGGAGGGTGAGGAGGGGGAGGAGAAGGAGAAGGGCATACCCCCCGGCCAGGAGGTAGGTGGGCCAGAGCCTTCGCCGCCTACCCATAGTGCACCCTCCGACCGAGAAGCCAAAACTGCAAGGCCGCCAGGAGCAGGAGCACCACGAAAAGCAACAAGGCCTCGGCGGCGGCCAGGGGCACCCGGAAGTTGAAGAAGGCATCCTGGTACACCCGGTAGATCCAGACCATGGAGCTTTCCGCCGGCCCCCCGCGGGTGAGGAGGTGGATCTGCCCAAAGGCGGTGAGGCTCTTCAACACCACCAGGAGGCCCACCAGGAAGAGGGTGGGGGAGAGGAGGGGCAGGGTGATCCTCCAGAAGCGGGTCCAGGGGCCGGCCCCGTCCACCTCCACCGCCTCCAGGATCTCCGCAGGGATGTTCTGCAGGCCTGCGGTGAGGAGGACCGCGGTGAACCCCACCCCGGCCCAGGCGGTGATCACCGCCAGGGTGGGCAGGGCTAGCTCCGGGCTGGTGAGCCAGGGCTGGGGCGGCAGGCCCAAGGAGGCCAGGAGGCGGTTGGCAAGGCCCCCCACGGGATGCAGGAACCAACCCCAGGCCACCGCCGCCACCGCGGTGGGCACCGCCGTGGTGAGGAAGAAGAGGGTGCGGAAGAGGGCCACCCCCGGGTAGGGCCGGTAGACCAAGAGGGCCGCCAGGAGCCCCAGAAGGAGCTCCAGGGGCGCGGTGATCAGGGCGAACTTCAGGGTGAGCCAGGCGCTTTTCCAGAACTCCGGGCGGCTTACGGCCTCCTGGTAGTTGGCAAGCCCGGTCCAGACCCGTCCCCGGCCGAAGAGATCCTCCTGGTGCAGGGAAAGCCAAAGGGCCTCGAGGAGGGGCAGGACCAGGAAGAGGAGGAAAAGGGCGTAGGCGGGTAGCAGGAAGATCAAAGCCTCCCCCTGGCCCCTCAGGTGTCTTTGGAGGCGCTGGGCCCGGCTGAGGGTGGCGTACATGTCCGGGATAAGGCTAGGCCCCTCCGGTCAGGGCTCGGTCAGGGAGGCTTTCCCGCAGGCTTCTCAGGAAGGCGATGGAAGGGGCCGGGTCAACCCGCACCTCCAGGACCAAGGTGCGGTCCAGGTAGGGACCAAGCCAGGTCCGGTGGCCGAGGACCCCGGTTCCCAGGTTCCAGTGCCGGTCGTAGAGGCCGTCTGTGTCGTTCAGGTGGAGGTGGTCGGGCTCCAAGGCCAGCCAGGGCCCTGGTTCCGGCACCCGGCTGAAAACCCGGGCATGGGCGGCGTCGAAGCAAAATCCCACCTCGGGGTAGGCCTCCAGGATGGGGGCCAGGGCCCTGGGCTCCGGCTCGTGGGTGTTCTCCAGGACCAGCTCCACCCCCAAGGTCCCGGCCCGCCGCACCACCGGCTTCAGGGCCTGGATGAGCCGGTCCGCCCGGTCCAGGGCCTCCTCCAGGGTGCGGCCGTGGGGGATGCCCGAGTGGAAGACCGCCCGGTCCGCCCCGAGCTCCGCCGCCCGGTCCAAGCCCAGGAGAAGCCGCCTGAGGGTGAGGTTGCGCACCTCCGGGTCCGGGGAGACCAGGTCCAGGTTCCAGAAGGGGAGGTGAACGGAGAGAGTTCCCTCGTAGCCGGTGGCCAGTTTGGCGAAGAGGGCGTCCTCCTCCAGGAGGGCGGGCTCCAGGTAGACCTCGAGGCCCAGCCAGGGATCCTCAGGCGCCGAAAATCTTAGAGCTTCCTCTAGGCCCATGGCGATGCGCAGGTCCATGGGTTCACCGTAAGCCCCTTGGGTCAGAGCGCGGTCAGGGTCCTTTCCATAAGGGTCGCTGGCGGCCCATCAAGGAGTTTGCCAGCGAGAAGGGCATGCTCCTCCCTAGAGGTACTCGAGGGGGCTTTCCCGCATGGCCTGAAACGCAGGGGGCAGGGCCGCCAGGATGCCCAGGGGCAGCAGGGCGAAGGCCCGGGCCAGGAGGTCCAGGCTAAGTTTCGGAGGGGGGAGGTAGAAGCCAAGCCGCTCCCCCAAGGCCCCGGAGCCGGCGGCGGCGAGCCCCCAGCCCAAGAGGACGCCGAGAAGGATCCCGAGCCCCACCTCGAGGGTCGTCTCCCACAGCAACACCGAAAACACCAGCCCCCGCGGTGCTCCCAGGGCCCGCAGGAGGGCGTTGTGGCGGCGGCGCTCGAGGCCCTGGGCATAGATTCCTTGCCAGATGAGGAGGGCGGCCAGAAAGAGCACCAGGAGGGACAAGGCCCCGTAGGCGGACTGCCCCTGGAGCATCGCCTCCCTCAGCTGGGCAAAGACCTGGCCGGGCAGGACCGCCTGGGCTTCCGGGCTCCGGTTAACCTCCTGGGCCACCTGGTACACATCGGAGAGGCGCCGGCCTGTGAAGAGCACGGCGGTAACTTCCCGCTTCCCCTCACCTTCCCCGTGGACCTCCCAGTAGGCCTCTATGGGCACCAGGATGGCCCGGTCCCAGGGGCCTCCCGTGGGCTCGAGGATCCCCACCACCCGGTACTTTTCCTCCTGGTGGTGGGCAAGGGCGCTGGCAGCCTCCGCTTGGCTGGCGAAAAACCCGTGGTCGCTCAGAAACTCGGCGCCCACCTTCAGGCCCGTTTCCCGTGCGGCCCTAGCCCCCAGCACCGCCTCGTACGTGTGGAGGAAGGGCCGCCCCTGCTTCAGGCGGAAATACGGCGGATCCGTGGGCGTAAGCCTGAGCTCAAAGACCTGGGTACTGGTCCCTATGAGCGGAAAGCCCCGATAGCTGTCCCCAAAGGCCAGGGGGACCACCCGCCTTGCTCTGGGGTCACGGGCCAGTCGCTCGTAGGTGGCGTAGGGCAGGTTGGCGATGGGGGGTTGCAGGAGATACAGGCTCGAAAGCACGGCCTGGGTAGGGCTACCTTTGGCGGCGATGAGGAGGTCGAAGACCTGGGCGGCATTGGCCGCCCCTCTTTCCAGGGACTGGAGCACCAGGGGAACCACCAAGGCCATGGCCGTGGCCAGGGCTATCCCCAGAAGGGTGAGGAAAGTGGAAAAGGCCCTCACCCTTAGGTTTCTGACGACGATCCACAGGGTCATGGACGCCTCCAAGCGGGAGACTAAAGCTCCACCTGGCGGGGGAAATGGCCCACCACCCACGGGTCGTGGGTGGCCAGCACCAGGGTGGCCTTAAGGCCGATGGCCGTGTGGATCAAGAGCTCCAGGGCCACCTTTGCCCTGGAACGATCCAGGTGGGCCGTGGGCTCATCGGCCAGGAGGAGGCTTGGCCGGTGGGCCACCGCCCGGGCCAGGGCCACCCGTTGCCGCTCCCCAGTGGAAAGGCGTTTGGGAGTGTGCCCCAGACGGTGTTCCAGACCCAGGGTCTTAAGGACCTCCTTGGCACGGTTTTCCGCCACCCTCCCCCTTATGCCCGCAAGGCCCAACCCCAGGAGCACGTTCTCCAGCACGGTATAGCCTTCGGCCAGGTAAAAGTCCTGGAAGAGATAGCCCACCTTTCCTCTCCGATAGGCATCCCGCTGGGATTCGTTCAAGGCAGCCAGGTTCATCCCGGCAACCCAGACCTCTCCCTCGCTAGGCACCAACAGGCCAGCGAGGAGGTGTAAAAGGGTGGTTTTCCCGCTCCCGGAGGGACCCAGCAGGACCACCTGTTCCCCGGCGGCCAGCTCCAGGTCCGGCAACGTCACGGCCACCTCCTCCCCGTAGCGCACCACCACCCCCTTGAGGCACACCTCCCCCATCAGGGCACCTCCTCCACCCGGTCCGCGTAGATCCGCACCAGGCTCACGAACCCGGTCTGGGAATCTTCCTTAACCCCGATATCCAGGCGCCCCGTTACCCGGATGCGGCGGGTGGTGGGCTTGGCCTCCTGACCTTTAGGCATGATCACCAGCACGATATCCGGGGGCCAGTCGGCGGCCGTGGAGCAGAAGGGGCAGGTGGCCAGGGGGACCTTGGTCAGAACAAAGAAGTCCAGCTTGGGTTTGAGGGGTGGGGCCATCCAGCCCGTCATGCTCACCCGCTGACCGTTAAGGGCTTTCAACCGGGGTGAAAACTCGATTCCCCTTACGGTCACCCGGCTGTAAAGGTCGGCAAAGTCCAGGGTGACCTGGGCGAGCCCTCCCCCGCCCAACCAAAACCCCAGCAAGAGGACCCAGATCGCGGGATTCCAGGGCAAGGGGTTTGAGGTCGGGCGGGGAAGGCTCATGGGGTATGACCCTCTTTAGAAAACGGGCTAGCGGCCCAGGTAGGGGTTGAGACCCAGGGCCTGGGCCATGCGGAAGAAGATCTCCGTTTGGTCAATCAGGCCGTTGAAGAGCTGGGATCCGGCGCCGAAGGCAAAGAGGGGGAGTGGATCGGCGGTGTGCACCCCCTGGCTGGAGTTGACGGGGAGGTTGCCGGTGCGAAGGTAGGCGCCGGGTTCCTTGCACACCTCCGGGTTGGCCACGTAGCCGCCCTTGCCGTCGGAAATGGTGGGGTCCTTGTACACTTCCCGGCCCCGGAAGGTTTCGCAGTAGTCAGGGGTGGCGGCAAAGCCCACCGCAATACCCCAGCTGGTTTCGGGCAGGGGGAACCCGTTGGCGTCCTTCCGATCACCGTAGGTGGGGAACTTCGCGTTTTGATAGACCCCGACACCCTCGCGACCCTGCTTGGAGTAGTCGTAGCCGCCGAAGACGGAGATGGAGTGCCCGTGGTCGGCGGTCACGATGACCAGGGTATCGGGGTGCTCGGCAGCGTACTGCTTGGCCCAGGCCACTGCCCGGTCCAGCTCTAGCACATCCCACAGGGCCCGTTGCCAGTCCAGGGGGTGTTCGTACTTGTCCACCATTCCCGCTTCCACCAGCAGAAAGAACCCGTTGGGGTTTTGGGAGAGGGTTTCCACGGCCTTCTGGGTCATTTCCCACAGGTAGGGCATGTCGGTGAAGCTACCCAGCATCTCAGGCCGCTTCCAAACCGCCCGGTCCAGATAGCTGGGGAAGTTGTCCAGGTGGAAGAGGCCAAAGAGCTTCCCCTGGGGTTTGGCGGCCAGGAGCTCGGTGCGGGTGCTGACGAAGGTATAGCCCATCTTTTGGGCCTCGC is part of the Thermus caldilimi genome and harbors:
- a CDS encoding carbohydrate ABC transporter permease; translated protein: MYATLSRAQRLQRHLRGQGEALIFLLPAYALFLLFLVLPLLEALWLSLHQEDLFGRGRVWTGLANYQEAVSRPEFWKSAWLTLKFALITAPLELLLGLLAALLVYRPYPGVALFRTLFFLTTAVPTAVAAVAWGWFLHPVGGLANRLLASLGLPPQPWLTSPELALPTLAVITAWAGVGFTAVLLTAGLQNIPAEILEAVEVDGAGPWTRFWRITLPLLSPTLFLVGLLVVLKSLTAFGQIHLLTRGGPAESSMVWIYRVYQDAFFNFRVPLAAAEALLLFVVLLLLAALQFWLLGRRVHYG
- a CDS encoding ABC transporter permease, whose translation is MTLWIVVRNLRVRAFSTFLTLLGIALATAMALVVPLVLQSLERGAANAAQVFDLLIAAKGSPTQAVLSSLYLLQPPIANLPYATYERLARDPRARRVVPLAFGDSYRGFPLIGTSTQVFELRLTPTDPPYFRLKQGRPFLHTYEAVLGARAARETGLKVGAEFLSDHGFFASQAEAASALAHHQEEKYRVVGILEPTGGPWDRAILVPIEAYWEVHGEGEGKREVTAVLFTGRRLSDVYQVAQEVNRSPEAQAVLPGQVFAQLREAMLQGQSAYGALSLLVLFLAALLIWQGIYAQGLERRRHNALLRALGAPRGLVFSVLLWETTLEVGLGILLGVLLGWGLAAAGSGALGERLGFYLPPPKLSLDLLARAFALLPLGILAALPPAFQAMRESPLEYL
- a CDS encoding metal ABC transporter substrate-binding protein, which encodes MKRFLTLALFIVLAALAEKPVFVATLKPYGLLLSQLVGETGEVVVLVPPSANPHVYEPTPSQVRLVAQARLVVANGAHPDGWVVEKLIRPNALATPVLWVADTVQEELIPTPTGPDPHVWVDPLLMAKAVPALVAALERVDPAHGVLYRTRGHWLQAELLKLDREVRALLGERTRPGVLALRNPVRYFARRYSIPILYTVVPNPEAPEASARAVAEARRIAQEKQIRYLLAPLATRTQALPLGRNLGLEVIFLDILGEEASSYPGLVRQIATGFAQALR
- a CDS encoding ABC transporter ATP-binding protein, which produces MGEVCLKGVVVRYGEEVAVTLPDLELAAGEQVVLLGPSGSGKTTLLHLLAGLLVPSEGEVWVAGMNLAALNESQRDAYRRGKVGYLFQDFYLAEGYTVLENVLLGLGLAGIRGRVAENRAKEVLKTLGLEHRLGHTPKRLSTGERQRVALARAVAHRPSLLLADEPTAHLDRSRAKVALELLIHTAIGLKATLVLATHDPWVVGHFPRQVEL
- a CDS encoding TIM barrel protein, producing the protein MDLRIAMGLEEALRFSAPEDPWLGLEVYLEPALLEEDALFAKLATGYEGTLSVHLPFWNLDLVSPDPEVRNLTLRRLLLGLDRAAELGADRAVFHSGIPHGRTLEEALDRADRLIQALKPVVRRAGTLGVELVLENTHEPEPRALAPILEAYPEVGFCFDAAHARVFSRVPEPGPWLALEPDHLHLNDTDGLYDRHWNLGTGVLGHRTWLGPYLDRTLVLEVRVDPAPSIAFLRSLRESLPDRALTGGA
- a CDS encoding glycosyltransferase family 2 protein; translated protein: MISVLIPTRSRPDALRQALASLLRQTFTRFEAVVVDDGEGEGMEVVAGLADPRLRALPNPGRGQVEARMQALAQARGEVVLFLDDDDLLLDPAYLYRVWRILPREEALVYGEGVLNLGSWEIPFRPGEPGDWILVDNRILASGTALPLRLVRELGGLDPEVGDYWDWDLWLRAYRKGVPFRYLKGRGVSIGVHGANQSHGNRRDERRFFLERFRQKHGLPPLRLKDHLMLALEGAEDGSVPMFTFGHTSPG
- a CDS encoding carbohydrate ABC transporter permease, whose protein sequence is MGRRRRLWPTYLLAGGYALLLLLPLLTLLSASLRPEGDLYAPGLLPPRPSLEAYQEALTKFPLGRFLLNSLLVSSLITLGVLTTSFLAAYALARLRFLGREALFGLAVALLLVPGEVTFLPLYLLVDRLGWLDSYLALTVPFLASPLGVFLLRQFLRTIPEDYFDAARIDGANHWQMLRHVALPLSAPALGALAALTFIGAWNMYLWPLVVTKSREMQTAQIAVNFILNEEVARWNVVAAAAILVLLPSLLAFLLAQRAFVRGIAMGGLKG
- the surE gene encoding 5'/3'-nucleotidase SurE, with protein sequence MRILVTNDDGVFSPGLWALAEAASPFGEVFVVAPDVEQSGVGHAITIAHPVRAFPHPSPLPAPHFPSYRVRGTPADCVALGLHLFGPVDLVLSGINLGSNLGHEIWHSGTVAAAKQGRLFGISAAAFSTPMNGSGPDFAALRPWVERVLENLLRLEKPFLVNINLPHRPKGFLWTRQSVRAYEGVVVEGEDPMGRPLYWFAAKPLKEAEEGTDRWAVEQGFIAATPLRLDLTDEARLQPALAHD
- a CDS encoding ABC transporter substrate-binding protein, whose product is MRMWTRRVWAQAILSTLLLLGGAQAQRVTLEFWHSMGGVLGEATEKLVQDFNKSQDRIQVKSQYVGSYDDGINKLLAALRAGRGYPHVIQVYDIGARIMADSGAVVPLEDLARKSGFDLGRFLPQPRNYYTVEGKLYGLPFNSSNPILYLNMAAFQEAGIPFKPTWSLKDLEEAARKLTKKDAQGRTVRYGLSIPIDSWFVEQISYNSGEYFCNNENGRKARATAVTFGNPAAAAFLDMYARLVREGVAANTGRNWADSQSLFAQGQAAIAAYSTASLTGVLRQVGNRFPLRTAFYPFLRERNGVAIGGAALYVLKGFPEEQVQAAWEFVRFLLEPETQARWHLATGYFPIVRGVTELPQVRQAHVKQPNYTTAIQQLATSKVNPSSAGCLMGAFPEIRQYVQTAWEETLKGKPALEALREAKARADQALERYNRSVAQP